From Chryseobacterium tructae, one genomic window encodes:
- a CDS encoding non-ribosomal peptide synthetase, with protein sequence MRIQESGAIEGVYLANSLQEGFVYHALNQGDKDDAYRVQLVWDYLSEMNLDQLKKAWLYTQKQLPTLRLRFDWSEEIVQIIDKKGILDWRYHDLSEMKKDQQEDWIAEITHKDRFEVYDLAKGSLFRVYLFKRSEQHYACLFSNHHAILDGWSMPIFLTLIHEAYLKLIKNQELSPAPDAAYAEAQKYLQNNKDSNIDFWKGYMELLEDREDISGWIKESQKHIDLSEYKQIVDHRSIKMSIVGEQYQKLKNFTAKNGLTINAVLQYLWHKQLAIYSGTFSTVVGTTVSGRSIPVDGIESSVGLYINTLPLIVSHTEGKVADIISEIQHRISELNSHSSVNLASLQHDGRRIFSSLFVYENYPAPKGDDDNELSFVFKGSVERLDYPLGIVAYEAGDEVWLNISYEGYLFEETMIRQLINGMNTVLNQILENSEVSSDQLSYLTQEEHNMVSNLWSSGVHYPSDTTIHELFEAQVERTPDHTAIVYQDVRLSYRELNERSNRLANYLIEKYDIQPDDLIPLCVERSEEMLVAILGVLKSGGAYVPMDPSYPADRIKHILSDTGAKIVITQKGSEANVLEACGEMTSMLMLNDAEMETVLKNSSIETPVTSVNSSHLAYVIYTSGTTGMPKGVLQEHRNVARLFSATEHWYQFNDKDVWSLFHSYVFDFSVWEIWGALFYGGKLLLPSSEQTKDTNLFFSLCLEEGLTVLNQTPTAFYQFIDVALQREEHLTSLRYVIFGGEALNLASLKPWYERYHSSPTLINMYGITETTVHVTYKKLSAADLDKASLIGENIPDQGMYILDKHLRAVPVGAVGELYVGGAGIARGYLNREELTAERFIRNPFQTLEEKTQGTHGILYKTGDLVRYLADGELEYIGRNDFQVKIRGYRIELGEIENQLQEYPEVKQAVVLAKENKSGLKYLVGYYVSEKAYASSDLTAFLSEVLPEYMVPAAFVHLTSLPLTINGKLDRKALPEPEFTGGKEYTAPETELQEKLCQIYGEVLWLDASGIGIYDDFFSLGGNSIMAIKLISTIKRTLDMQVGVAVIFGHKTVASLSEALNDQNNIDEQVTIIPVKIRTPEEQKLSFAQERLWFIETYEGGSSAYNIPMIVRLNEKTDLSVIGKALETIVIRHEVLRTIIRSTDEGKGYQLILNQIPTTHFYDVHTKEELDEEINRVSNKIFRLDEELPIEISIFRLGDHHHLSVVIHHIAFDGWSTDIFLKEIQTIYNALIKGKNLSFQKLRCNIKTLHCGKDITFPERDLSVR encoded by the coding sequence ATGCGTATTCAGGAATCTGGAGCAATAGAAGGAGTGTATCTTGCCAATAGCTTACAAGAAGGATTTGTATATCATGCATTAAATCAGGGAGATAAAGATGATGCGTATCGCGTACAACTAGTATGGGACTATCTTTCAGAAATGAATCTTGATCAATTGAAAAAGGCATGGCTATATACTCAAAAACAGCTTCCTACATTAAGATTGAGATTTGACTGGAGTGAAGAAATTGTCCAGATTATCGATAAAAAAGGAATTCTTGACTGGCGTTATCATGATCTGAGTGAAATGAAAAAAGATCAGCAGGAGGATTGGATTGCAGAAATAACTCATAAAGATCGTTTCGAAGTATATGACCTTGCAAAAGGAAGTCTTTTCAGGGTATATCTATTCAAACGCTCAGAGCAGCATTATGCCTGCCTTTTCAGTAATCACCATGCGATTCTTGATGGATGGAGTATGCCAATATTCCTGACCCTTATTCATGAAGCCTATTTAAAATTAATTAAAAATCAGGAGCTTTCTCCAGCACCGGATGCAGCCTATGCGGAAGCCCAAAAGTACCTTCAGAATAATAAAGATTCTAATATTGATTTCTGGAAAGGGTATATGGAACTTCTTGAAGACCGTGAAGATATAAGCGGATGGATCAAAGAATCGCAAAAACATATTGATCTTTCTGAATACAAACAGATTGTAGATCATCGCTCAATAAAGATGTCTATTGTTGGAGAACAATACCAGAAATTGAAGAATTTTACCGCAAAGAATGGACTTACTATCAACGCGGTGCTTCAATATCTATGGCATAAACAATTGGCTATTTATAGTGGAACATTTTCTACAGTCGTAGGAACTACCGTTTCCGGAAGAAGTATTCCAGTAGATGGTATTGAATCTTCAGTTGGTCTTTATATCAATACTTTACCCTTGATTGTAAGCCATACAGAAGGTAAAGTAGCAGATATTATTTCAGAAATTCAGCACAGAATTAGTGAGCTTAATAGCCATAGTAGTGTAAATCTTGCAAGCCTTCAGCATGATGGGCGTCGTATTTTCAGTAGCTTATTCGTCTATGAAAACTATCCGGCTCCAAAAGGAGATGATGATAATGAATTGTCATTTGTTTTCAAAGGCTCAGTAGAGCGCCTGGATTATCCATTAGGTATTGTAGCTTATGAAGCAGGAGATGAAGTATGGTTAAATATTAGCTATGAAGGGTATCTGTTTGAGGAGACCATGATACGCCAATTGATCAATGGAATGAACACTGTTTTGAATCAGATTCTCGAAAACTCAGAGGTTTCATCTGATCAGCTGTCTTATTTGACACAGGAAGAACATAACATGGTTTCCAACTTATGGTCTTCCGGAGTTCACTATCCGAGCGATACTACGATTCATGAGCTGTTTGAGGCTCAGGTTGAAAGAACACCGGATCATACGGCAATAGTGTATCAGGATGTGAGACTATCTTATCGCGAACTTAATGAACGTTCCAATCGTTTGGCAAATTACCTTATTGAAAAGTATGATATTCAGCCTGATGATCTCATTCCTTTATGCGTTGAACGTTCAGAAGAGATGCTTGTCGCTATTTTGGGAGTTTTAAAATCCGGCGGAGCTTATGTACCAATGGATCCATCATATCCTGCAGACAGAATCAAACATATTCTAAGTGATACAGGAGCAAAAATAGTCATTACACAGAAAGGCTCTGAAGCTAATGTGCTTGAAGCTTGTGGAGAAATGACCTCCATGCTTATGCTGAACGATGCTGAGATGGAAACTGTTCTTAAAAACAGCAGTATTGAAACCCCTGTTACTTCAGTAAACTCTTCTCATCTGGCCTACGTAATCTATACCAGTGGAACGACAGGAATGCCAAAAGGAGTACTACAGGAGCACCGTAATGTAGCGCGCTTGTTCAGTGCAACCGAACATTGGTATCAGTTTAATGACAAAGACGTTTGGAGTTTATTCCATTCTTATGTATTTGACTTCAGTGTATGGGAAATCTGGGGGGCTTTATTCTATGGCGGAAAACTCTTGTTACCCTCTTCAGAGCAGACCAAAGACACAAATTTATTCTTCAGCTTATGTTTGGAGGAGGGCTTAACGGTACTGAACCAGACGCCAACTGCATTCTATCAGTTTATAGATGTGGCGCTTCAGAGAGAAGAGCATCTAACGAGTCTTCGTTATGTTATTTTCGGTGGTGAGGCTTTAAACCTTGCTTCCTTAAAACCTTGGTATGAGCGGTATCATTCATCTCCAACATTGATCAATATGTATGGAATTACCGAAACCACAGTGCATGTTACCTACAAGAAACTAAGTGCTGCAGATTTGGATAAAGCATCGTTGATAGGAGAGAATATTCCAGATCAGGGCATGTATATTCTTGATAAACATCTTCGGGCAGTTCCTGTAGGTGCTGTAGGAGAACTGTATGTAGGAGGAGCGGGAATTGCCAGAGGCTATCTGAACCGTGAAGAACTTACAGCCGAACGTTTTATCCGCAATCCTTTCCAGACATTGGAAGAGAAGACTCAGGGAACTCATGGGATTTTGTACAAAACGGGAGACTTGGTACGCTATCTTGCTGATGGAGAGTTAGAATACATAGGTAGAAATGATTTCCAGGTAAAGATCCGCGGATATAGAATTGAATTGGGAGAGATTGAAAACCAACTTCAGGAGTATCCTGAGGTGAAGCAAGCCGTTGTTTTAGCGAAAGAGAACAAATCGGGACTGAAATACCTTGTTGGGTATTATGTATCAGAAAAAGCCTATGCATCAAGTGATCTTACCGCATTTTTATCTGAGGTATTACCAGAATACATGGTTCCGGCTGCTTTTGTTCATTTAACATCCCTACCATTGACAATCAATGGTAAACTAGACAGAAAAGCCTTACCAGAGCCTGAATTCACTGGAGGTAAGGAATACACAGCACCAGAAACGGAATTACAGGAGAAACTATGTCAGATTTATGGTGAAGTTTTATGGCTGGATGCTTCAGGAATTGGTATTTATGATGATTTCTTCAGCCTTGGAGGAAACAGTATTATGGCCATTAAACTAATTAGCACCATCAAACGCACTTTGGATATGCAAGTAGGAGTGGCTGTGATATTTGGACATAAAACAGTAGCCTCACTTTCAGAAGCATTAAATGATCAAAATAATATTGATGAACAGGTTACAATTATTCCCGTAAAAATAAGGACTCCTGAAGAGCAAAAATTATCATTTGCTCAGGAAAGACTTTGGTTTATTGAAACTTATGAAGGAGGAAGCAGTGCTTATAACATTCCTATGATTGTCCGTCTGAATGAAAAAACAGACCTTTCGGTCATTGGTAAGGCGCTTGAAACAATAGTAATACGACATGAAGTATTACGAACTATTATCCGTTCAACAGACGAAGGAAAAGGATATCAATTGATTCTTAACCAGATTCCTACGACTCATTTTTATGATGTACATACAAAAGAGGAATTAGATGAAGAAATCAATAGAGTT
- a CDS encoding condensation domain-containing protein — protein MSYKLSELIESKAKEEQTQILTEQGQLTGGVSFLPIQEWFFKLVEDGYVGDLNHWNQSFLIRVPELDTGLLEQSIRLLIEKHDAFRMYYPKENNTYTQQYGIEYTTKIKDLDISGVPSEDLSGIFTEWQSRFDIENGPLFQIAYVHGFKDRSARIFFALHHLIIDAVSWRIITEDLKNIYQTLEKGNHPEVYLKGSSYRQWTDAVKGYLLDNPEARNKELVYWNNTTENVIRSNDVLTELSSSGYHFANLSLEENYTEKLIREVHHIYHTQINDILLSALASALSDLTGESGHTVLLEGHGREDLFNNLDITETVGWFTSMYPLLLKTGKNIQDTIVITKESLRSIPNNGIGYGSLVGYIQQALPKISFNYLGQLDQEENTGEKTWYISGENSGNSMGDKNRDSYIISVNGAIADGQLRFGISGYLSQDQVNRLTQKFGDYIKQAVDELTVEERTWLTPSDTENIVGKIS, from the coding sequence ATCAGTTATAAACTTTCCGAATTAATAGAAAGCAAGGCTAAAGAAGAGCAAACTCAGATTCTTACGGAACAAGGGCAGCTTACCGGAGGTGTATCATTCCTTCCTATTCAGGAATGGTTCTTCAAATTGGTTGAAGACGGCTATGTAGGAGATCTTAATCATTGGAATCAATCATTCTTGATTAGAGTTCCTGAACTTGATACAGGATTACTGGAACAAAGTATAAGATTGCTTATTGAGAAGCATGATGCCTTCAGAATGTACTATCCAAAAGAAAATAATACATATACCCAGCAGTATGGAATAGAATATACAACGAAAATTAAAGATCTTGATATTTCAGGGGTACCATCTGAAGATCTTTCCGGAATCTTTACAGAATGGCAGTCTCGGTTTGATATAGAAAATGGACCTTTATTCCAGATTGCATATGTTCATGGATTTAAAGATAGAAGTGCAAGAATATTTTTTGCATTGCATCACCTGATCATTGATGCTGTAAGCTGGAGAATTATCACAGAAGACTTGAAAAACATATATCAGACTCTTGAAAAAGGAAATCATCCTGAAGTATATTTAAAGGGAAGTAGTTACCGCCAATGGACTGATGCTGTAAAAGGATATCTTTTGGATAACCCGGAAGCTAGAAACAAAGAGTTGGTGTACTGGAATAATACAACCGAAAACGTTATCAGAAGTAACGATGTTTTGACTGAATTATCTTCTTCAGGCTATCATTTTGCCAATCTTAGTCTGGAAGAAAACTATACAGAAAAACTAATCCGGGAGGTTCACCATATATATCATACACAGATTAATGACATCTTATTGTCTGCACTTGCTTCTGCTCTTTCAGACCTTACCGGAGAATCAGGACATACCGTTCTTTTGGAAGGCCATGGTCGTGAAGATTTGTTCAATAATTTGGATATTACAGAAACAGTGGGATGGTTTACTTCAATGTATCCACTGTTATTGAAGACCGGAAAAAATATACAAGATACTATTGTTATAACCAAAGAATCTTTGAGAAGCATTCCAAATAATGGAATTGGCTATGGCAGTCTTGTAGGATATATCCAACAGGCACTTCCAAAAATCAGTTTCAATTATCTAGGACAGCTTGACCAGGAGGAGAATACAGGTGAAAAAACCTGGTATATCTCAGGAGAAAACAGTGGGAATTCTATGGGAGATAAAAACCGTGACAGCTATATTATTAGCGTAAACGGAGCAATCGCTGATGGACAACTTCGCTTTGGGATTTCAGGGTATCTTTCTCAGGATCAGGTAAACCGGCTGACTCAAAAATTTGGAGATTATATAAAACAGGCTGTTGATGAATTAACCGTAGAGGAGAGAACCTGGCTGACTCCGTCAGATACTGAAAATATTGTTGGAAAGATCAGTTGA
- a CDS encoding non-ribosomal peptide synthetase → MAKFDLTTMIDDGEDCIKGMFNYAKAIFSKETVHNMILSYEFVLEQMTEDGNQNEIVLSDLNLISHNQYKQLTEDWNATYKVYPSEITIHQLFENQVNNTPNQTALVYQNIRYSYQELNQKANQLAHYLMDNYALQPDDLVPICLERSENILITILAILKSGAAYVPMDPSYPADRIQHILQDTQAKLVIGEESTVKKLNHASVEVLSLNDISLKAKLEIISIENPVTQTSADNLAYVIYTSGTTGLPKGVMIEHSGVINLIESMIKAHRLQEYQEVGCYSNYVFDAFVYEVFPVLCNGNTLWLYSNDLRTSVGELNDYIKNNTIEVSFIPPVLLREVVENGTNLKLVFAGGESFPVLDKNIGNIIFVNEYGPTEGTVCSTFHYYKEDRNPLNIGRPIANTYAYVLDQQNRLVPVGAIGELYIGGAGIARGYLNRPELTEERFISNPFQTIAQKKRRENSRLYKTGDLVRWLPNGELEYVGRNDFQVKIRGYRIELGEIENTLLSYSEIRQVAVLAKENKYGMKYLAAYYVSDSAIDSELLSEHLSASLPEYMVPGAFVHLTALPITINGKLDRKGLPDPDFKGGKEYTAPTTALQKHLCQIYGEILGLDAETISIHDDFFRLGGNSIMAIKLISKIKKVLQIQVEVSKIFNHKTIALLSYILSDETHDQEQVVITAVEINSPEEQSLSFAQERLWFIENYEGGTSAYNIPMVFLLDEKTDIEILCKALDAVVMRHEVLRSVIRTTDEGKGWQLVINDIPAIHQCEVRTMSELEEKVSRVANKIFRLEEELPIDINIFKLKENNYLSVVIHHIAFDGWSTDIFLKELISIYHTIKKGKNHELPALKIQYKDFALWQRNYLTGEKLEHQIGYWKNKLSGFQNLDLATDFKRPAQISYEGENIYFSLDAEQTQKLKNLSKDLGVSLYSILLSGYYLMLSAYSGQDDIIVGSPIANRHHAGLEDIIGFFVNTLALRENIDSNQKVKDFISQVAQSVTEAQSYQDLPFEKLVEELGVEKDTSRHPVFQVMFGLQNFGEEISQSENESTLLYPFNGNVDYQVAKFDLTTMINDIGHSLQGMFNYAKSVFSKETVQNMLSTYLFLLHQIAEITDKQELIISELDLIPEEQHTEISNLWSSGVHYPSDTTIHELFEAQVERTPNHTAIVYQDVRLSYRELNERSNRLANYLIEKYDIQPDDLIPLCVERSEEMLVAILGVLKSGGAYVPMDPSYPADRIKHILSDTGAKIVITQKGSEANVLEACGEMTSMLMLNDAEMETVLKKTAVLKTPVTSVNSSHLAYVIYTSGTTGMPKGVLQEHRNVARLFSATEHWYQFNDKDVWSLFHSYVFDFSVWEIWGALFYGGKLLLPSSEQTKDTNLFFSLCLEEGLTVLNQTPTAFYQFIDVALQREEHLTSLRYVIFGGEALNLASLKPWYERYHSSPTLINMYGITETTVHVTYKKLSAADLDKASLIGENIPDQGMYILDKHLRAVPVGAVGELYVGGAGIARGYLNREELTAERFIRNPFQTLEEKTQGTHGILYKTGDLVRYLADGELEYIGRNDFQVKIRGYRIELGEIENQLQEYPEVKQAVVLAKENKSGLKYLVGYYVSEKAYASSDLTAFLSEVLPEYMVPAAFVHLTSLPLTINGKLDRKALPEPEFTGGKEYTAPETELQEKLCQIYGEVLGLDASGIGIHDDFFRLGGDSIISIQLVSRIRQRLDIRVSVKDIFISKSVINFPN, encoded by the coding sequence GTGGCTAAATTCGATCTGACAACCATGATCGATGACGGTGAAGATTGCATTAAAGGAATGTTCAACTATGCTAAAGCCATTTTCTCCAAAGAAACAGTTCATAATATGATCCTTTCATATGAATTTGTATTGGAACAAATGACTGAAGACGGCAATCAGAATGAAATTGTACTTTCTGACTTGAACCTTATCTCTCACAATCAATATAAACAATTAACGGAAGATTGGAATGCTACTTACAAAGTATATCCATCAGAAATTACGATACACCAACTTTTTGAAAACCAGGTGAACAATACACCTAATCAAACAGCTTTGGTTTATCAGAATATCAGATATTCTTATCAGGAACTCAATCAGAAAGCCAATCAGCTGGCACATTACCTGATGGATAATTATGCTCTTCAACCTGATGATTTAGTGCCAATCTGTTTAGAACGGTCTGAAAATATACTGATTACTATTCTTGCTATATTAAAATCCGGAGCAGCCTATGTTCCGATGGATCCTTCCTATCCTGCAGACAGAATCCAGCACATTCTTCAGGATACTCAGGCAAAACTGGTTATAGGAGAGGAAAGTACGGTGAAAAAATTAAATCATGCATCTGTTGAGGTTCTTTCTTTAAATGACATCAGTCTTAAAGCAAAACTTGAAATAATATCTATTGAAAATCCTGTTACACAGACTAGTGCAGATAACCTTGCTTATGTGATCTACACCAGTGGAACAACAGGTTTACCAAAAGGTGTAATGATTGAGCATTCGGGAGTTATAAATCTCATTGAATCAATGATAAAAGCTCACCGACTTCAAGAATACCAAGAAGTGGGATGTTACTCAAACTATGTATTTGATGCCTTTGTATATGAGGTGTTCCCTGTATTATGTAATGGAAATACTTTGTGGTTGTATAGTAATGATCTCAGAACATCAGTAGGAGAACTTAATGATTATATTAAAAACAATACTATTGAAGTTTCATTTATTCCACCTGTTCTGTTAAGAGAAGTTGTAGAGAATGGAACGAATCTTAAGCTCGTATTTGCAGGTGGAGAAAGCTTTCCTGTTTTAGATAAAAATATAGGCAATATCATTTTTGTGAATGAATATGGGCCTACAGAAGGAACAGTCTGTTCTACATTTCATTACTATAAAGAAGATAGAAATCCATTGAATATAGGTAGGCCAATTGCCAATACCTATGCTTATGTTCTTGATCAGCAAAATCGCCTGGTGCCTGTAGGGGCTATAGGAGAATTGTATATCGGAGGGGCCGGCATCGCAAGAGGATATCTGAACCGCCCTGAATTAACAGAAGAGCGCTTTATTTCGAATCCTTTCCAGACAATAGCTCAGAAAAAGAGGCGAGAAAACTCACGTTTATACAAAACTGGAGATTTGGTACGTTGGTTACCGAATGGAGAGCTTGAATATGTAGGAAGAAATGATTTCCAGGTGAAAATCCGCGGGTATCGCATCGAATTGGGAGAGATTGAGAATACCCTGCTAAGTTATTCTGAAATTCGTCAGGTAGCCGTATTAGCCAAAGAAAATAAATACGGGATGAAATATCTGGCTGCTTATTATGTCTCTGATTCTGCTATAGATTCAGAATTGCTTTCAGAACATCTATCAGCCTCTCTTCCTGAATATATGGTTCCTGGTGCTTTTGTCCATTTAACAGCTTTACCGATAACCATCAACGGAAAATTAGACAGAAAAGGATTACCTGACCCTGATTTTAAAGGAGGTAAAGAATACACCGCTCCAACGACAGCTCTTCAGAAACATCTCTGTCAGATTTATGGGGAAATATTAGGATTGGATGCAGAGACAATCAGTATTCATGACGACTTCTTCAGATTGGGCGGAAACAGCATCATGGCCATCAAACTTATTAGTAAAATTAAAAAGGTTTTACAGATACAGGTAGAAGTTTCCAAAATATTCAATCATAAGACGATTGCTTTATTATCCTATATTTTGTCAGATGAGACCCATGATCAGGAGCAGGTCGTTATTACTGCTGTAGAAATAAATTCGCCCGAAGAACAGAGTCTATCCTTTGCTCAGGAAAGATTATGGTTTATTGAAAATTATGAAGGGGGAACCAGCGCTTATAATATTCCAATGGTTTTCCTTCTGGATGAAAAAACAGATATTGAGATCCTTTGTAAAGCTTTGGATGCTGTTGTAATGCGTCACGAAGTACTTCGTTCAGTCATTCGCACTACGGATGAAGGAAAAGGGTGGCAATTAGTCATTAATGACATTCCTGCTATCCATCAGTGTGAGGTAAGAACGATGTCAGAGCTGGAAGAGAAAGTAAGCCGTGTAGCTAATAAAATCTTCCGTTTAGAAGAAGAACTGCCAATAGATATCAACATTTTTAAGCTTAAAGAAAATAATTACCTATCAGTAGTTATCCATCACATTGCGTTTGATGGATGGTCAACGGATATTTTCTTAAAAGAATTAATCAGTATCTATCACACCATTAAAAAAGGCAAAAATCATGAATTACCCGCCTTAAAAATTCAGTACAAGGATTTTGCATTATGGCAGCGCAATTACCTTACGGGAGAAAAACTTGAACACCAGATTGGTTACTGGAAAAACAAACTTTCTGGTTTTCAGAATCTTGATCTGGCAACAGATTTCAAACGACCTGCCCAGATATCATACGAAGGAGAGAATATCTATTTCAGCCTTGATGCAGAACAAACACAAAAATTGAAAAATCTGTCAAAAGATCTTGGAGTAAGCTTGTATAGTATTTTATTGAGTGGATATTATTTAATGCTTTCTGCTTATTCCGGGCAAGATGATATTATTGTAGGAAGTCCTATTGCTAACCGCCATCATGCAGGCCTTGAAGATATAATTGGATTCTTTGTCAATACACTTGCGCTTAGAGAAAATATAGATTCAAATCAAAAGGTAAAAGACTTTATTTCGCAGGTTGCCCAATCGGTTACGGAGGCACAGTCCTATCAGGATCTTCCTTTTGAAAAGCTAGTGGAAGAACTTGGTGTAGAGAAAGATACTTCCCGACATCCTGTATTCCAGGTGATGTTCGGGCTTCAGAATTTTGGGGAAGAAATTTCGCAATCAGAGAATGAAAGCACATTGCTATATCCTTTTAACGGAAATGTAGATTATCAGGTTGCTAAGTTTGACCTTACTACAATGATTAACGATATTGGTCATAGTTTACAAGGAATGTTCAATTATGCAAAATCTGTTTTCTCAAAAGAAACGGTTCAGAATATGTTGAGCACATACCTGTTTCTGCTTCATCAGATAGCTGAAATCACAGACAAGCAAGAGCTTATCATATCTGAATTGGATCTTATTCCTGAAGAGCAGCATACAGAAATTTCCAACTTATGGTCTTCCGGAGTTCACTATCCGAGCGATACTACGATTCATGAGCTGTTTGAGGCTCAGGTTGAAAGAACACCGAATCATACGGCAATAGTGTATCAGGATGTAAGACTATCTTATCGCGAACTTAATGAACGTTCCAATCGTTTGGCAAATTACCTTATTGAAAAATATGATATTCAGCCTGATGATCTCATTCCTTTATGCGTTGAACGTTCAGAAGAGATGCTTGTCGCTATTTTGGGAGTTTTAAAATCCGGCGGAGCTTATGTACCAATGGATCCATCATATCCTGCAGACAGAATCAAACATATTCTAAGTGATACAGGAGCAAAAATAGTCATTACACAGAAAGGCTCTGAAGCTAATGTCCTTGAAGCTTGTGGAGAAATGACCTCCATGCTTATGCTGAACGATGCTGAGATGGAAACTGTTCTTAAAAAAACAGCAGTATTGAAAACCCCTGTTACTTCAGTAAACTCTTCTCATCTGGCCTACGTAATCTATACCAGTGGAACGACAGGAATGCCAAAAGGAGTACTACAGGAGCACCGTAATGTAGCGCGCTTGTTCAGTGCAACCGAACATTGGTATCAGTTTAATGACAAAGACGTTTGGAGTTTATTCCATTCTTATGTATTTGACTTCAGTGTATGGGAAATCTGGGGGGCTTTATTCTATGGCGGAAAACTCTTATTACCCTCTTCAGAGCAGACCAAAGACACAAATTTATTCTTCAGCTTATGTTTGGAGGAGGGCTTAACGGTACTGAACCAGACGCCAACTGCATTCTATCAGTTTATAGATGTGGCGCTTCAGAGAGAAGAGCATCTAACGAGTCTTCGTTATGTTATTTTCGGTGGTGAGGCTTTAAATCTTGCTTCCTTAAAACCTTGGTATGAGCGGTATCATTCATCTCCAACATTGATCAATATGTATGGAATTACCGAAACCACAGTGCATGTTACCTACAAGAAACTAAGTGCTGCAGACTTGGATAAAGCATCGTTGATAGGAGAGAATATTCCAGATCAGGGCATGTATATTCTTGATAAACATCTTCGGGCAGTTCCTGTAGGTGCTGTAGGAGAACTGTATGTAGGAGGAGCGGGAATTGCCAGAGGCTATCTGAACCGTGAAGAACTTACAGCCGAACGTTTTATCCGCAATCCTTTCCAGACATTGGAAGAGAAGACTCAGGGAACTCATGGGATTTTGTACAAAACGGGAGATTTGGTACGCTATCTTGCTGATGGAGAGTTAGAATACATAGGAAGAAATGATTTCCAGGTAAAGATCCGCGGATATAGAATTGAATTGGGAGAGATTGAAAATCAACTTCAAGAGTATCCTGAGGTGAAGCAAGCCGTTGTTTTAGCGAAAGAGAACAAATCGGGACTGAAATACCTTGTTGGGTATTATGTATCAGAAAAAGCCTATGCATCAAGTGATCTTACCGCATTTTTATCTGAGGTATTACCAGAATACATGGTTCCGGCTGCTTTTGTTCATTTAACTTCTCTACCATTGACAATCAATGGTAAACTAGACAGAAAAGCCTTACCAGAGCCTGAATTCACTGGAGGTAAGGAATACACAGCACCAGAAACGGAATTACAGGAGAAACTATGTCAGATTTATGGTGAAGTTTTAGGGCTGGATGCTTCAGGAATTGGTATTCATGATGATTTCTTCAGATTAGGAGGGGATAGTATTATCAGTATTCAGCTTGTCAGCAGAATCAGACAAAGACTTGATATCAGAGTAAGTGTTAAAGATATTTTTATCTCCAAATCAGTTATAAACTTTCCGAATTAA